One region of Terriglobales bacterium genomic DNA includes:
- a CDS encoding adenylate/guanylate cyclase domain-containing protein, producing MLLAWAVVAAVYLSRETAFVSDVRWWGYDLLVNLASPAPRAAGIVVVDFDDDTVLTLKTWPVPRTVVADVLRRVAAGKPDLIGLDILLTEARNEKGDQELAAAIAEAQNVIVGSVAGSAGVPAQNPLPAICEVDEQAASNCKAGAALGVGFINMPVDDDGFIRRMFLLPARDSNVLSFPAALAVNFRRTPIEPVPGQPRIRFGPAMIPLAEQNFNTALIGTWSPQPARTVSARTLLQPGFDASQFAGKVVLIGQSSAAGADRHTTPLFRRRYGGVRPQLAGTQIQAASLNSLLTGRVVAPVSGRVNWAILIVVALVAMFAIVTRRAAAGVLTTLTLMALLIGGAQAAFTLGQRWFDWVPVEFALLLGLPVGYGYRFLREQLLHSATQRERAELMGLFSRYVAPEVAAEIWDRRGEVVLAGKEVVATVLFSDIRNFTRNTAGKPSAEVLAWLNEYFTAMAEEIQVRGGFLNKFIGDGIMAVYGVPISQGAEADACAAVEAALAMVERAAKLAAEHAGDPAFPRDLRIGVGIHTGPLTAGNVGAATRLEYSVIGETVNLASRLESANKDLGTDIAVSPATYELVKHKCALAPAGEVEVKGFEGKILIYTAAAADAAGTK from the coding sequence GTGCTTTTGGCTTGGGCGGTAGTCGCGGCAGTCTATCTCTCTCGCGAAACCGCATTCGTCAGCGACGTGCGCTGGTGGGGATACGACCTGCTGGTCAATCTGGCGAGTCCCGCGCCGCGCGCGGCCGGCATCGTGGTGGTGGACTTCGACGACGACACTGTCCTCACGCTCAAAACCTGGCCCGTCCCGCGCACCGTCGTTGCCGACGTGCTGCGCCGCGTCGCCGCCGGAAAGCCCGACCTGATCGGGCTCGACATCCTGCTCACCGAGGCGCGTAACGAGAAAGGCGACCAGGAACTGGCGGCGGCAATCGCCGAAGCGCAGAACGTGATCGTGGGCAGCGTGGCGGGCTCGGCGGGAGTGCCGGCGCAAAATCCGCTGCCGGCGATCTGCGAGGTTGACGAGCAGGCGGCGTCGAACTGCAAGGCGGGCGCGGCGCTCGGCGTGGGCTTCATCAATATGCCGGTGGACGACGACGGCTTCATCCGCCGCATGTTTCTGCTGCCCGCCAGAGATTCCAACGTGCTCTCGTTTCCGGCGGCGCTGGCGGTGAACTTCCGCCGCACGCCCATCGAGCCGGTGCCCGGCCAGCCGCGCATCCGCTTCGGTCCAGCAATGATTCCGCTCGCCGAACAGAACTTCAACACCGCGCTGATCGGGACGTGGAGCCCGCAGCCCGCGCGGACTGTTTCGGCGCGAACCCTGCTTCAGCCGGGTTTTGACGCCTCGCAGTTCGCCGGCAAAGTCGTGCTCATCGGGCAGAGCAGCGCGGCTGGCGCCGACCGCCACACCACGCCGCTGTTCCGCCGCCGCTATGGCGGCGTGCGTCCGCAACTGGCCGGCACGCAGATCCAGGCGGCGTCGCTGAACTCGCTGCTCACCGGGCGCGTCGTTGCGCCGGTCTCCGGACGCGTGAACTGGGCAATCCTGATCGTGGTGGCGCTGGTGGCGATGTTCGCCATCGTTACCCGGCGCGCGGCGGCCGGTGTCCTCACCACGCTCACGCTCATGGCGTTGCTGATCGGCGGCGCGCAGGCGGCGTTCACTCTCGGCCAGCGGTGGTTCGACTGGGTCCCCGTCGAATTCGCTTTGCTTCTCGGGCTGCCGGTTGGATACGGCTATCGCTTTCTGCGCGAGCAACTGCTGCACTCGGCCACGCAGCGGGAACGCGCCGAGCTGATGGGCCTGTTCTCGCGCTACGTCGCGCCGGAAGTCGCGGCTGAGATCTGGGACCGCCGCGGCGAGGTGGTGCTCGCCGGCAAGGAAGTGGTCGCCACGGTGCTGTTCAGCGACATCCGCAACTTCACCCGGAACACAGCCGGCAAGCCGTCGGCGGAAGTGCTGGCCTGGCTGAACGAGTACTTCACCGCCATGGCGGAAGAAATCCAGGTTCGCGGCGGGTTCCTGAACAAGTTCATCGGCGACGGCATCATGGCGGTCTACGGCGTGCCCATCAGCCAGGGCGCCGAGGCCGACGCCTGCGCCGCCGTCGAAGCCGCGCTCGCCATGGTCGAGCGCGCCGCCAAGCTCGCAGCCGAGCACGCCGGCGATCCGGCGTTTCCGCGCGATTTGCGCATCGGCGTGGGCATTCACACCGGTCCGCTGACGGCCGGCAACGTGGGCGCGGCCACCCGGCTGGAGTATTCCGTGATCGGCGAGACGGTGAACCTGGCGTCTCGACTGGAGAGCGCGAACAAAGACCTGGGCACCGACATCGCCGTGAGCCCGGCGACCTATGAGCTGGTCAAACACAAGTGCGCGCTCGCGCCCGCCGGAGAAGTCGAGGTGAAGGGGTTTGAAGGTAAGATTCTCATCTACACCGCCGCGGCCGCCGATGCCGCCGGGACAAAGTAG
- a CDS encoding radical SAM protein: MKKSEVVQAWGRILRGIRPTLSIEITRECPLHCPGCYAYEDMHLGTGVNLRRLADKKGDELIAGVLGVVDEYRPLHVSLVGGEPLVRYRELEVIVPELRRRGVHVQVVTSAVRPLPESWKAFRDKFTVAVSIDGLQPEHDLRRRPATYERILKHIAGHRVIIHCTVTGQMVKRAGYLNDFLAFWTPRPEIGKVWFSFFTPQRGAMSPEVLTPEERAQTIELLLKLREAYPKLDMRASVIREFARPPESPEECIFAKTTHTISADLKTRVTPCQFGGDPDCSQCGCMASMGLAAVGNYKLIGGLTAGHVFRASFAVGDKVKSLTQRARRTHKGPAGARVSALKILPASVNGEDGR, translated from the coding sequence GTGAAGAAGTCCGAAGTGGTGCAAGCCTGGGGCCGCATCCTGCGCGGCATTCGCCCCACCCTTTCCATTGAAATTACGCGCGAGTGTCCGCTGCATTGCCCGGGATGCTACGCCTACGAAGACATGCACCTGGGCACGGGCGTCAATTTGCGCCGGCTCGCCGACAAGAAGGGCGACGAACTGATTGCCGGCGTGCTGGGCGTGGTGGACGAGTACCGGCCGCTGCACGTCTCCCTCGTGGGCGGCGAGCCGCTGGTGCGATACCGCGAACTCGAGGTCATCGTGCCCGAGCTGCGCCGCCGCGGCGTCCACGTGCAGGTGGTGACCAGCGCGGTGCGTCCGCTGCCGGAGAGCTGGAAGGCGTTCCGCGACAAGTTCACCGTGGCCGTCTCGATTGACGGCCTCCAGCCGGAGCACGACCTGCGGCGGCGCCCGGCGACCTATGAGCGCATCCTGAAGCACATCGCCGGACACCGCGTGATCATCCACTGCACCGTGACCGGGCAGATGGTGAAGCGCGCCGGCTACCTGAACGACTTCCTCGCCTTCTGGACGCCGCGTCCGGAGATCGGCAAAGTGTGGTTCAGCTTCTTCACGCCGCAGCGCGGCGCGATGTCCCCCGAAGTGCTCACGCCCGAAGAAAGAGCGCAGACCATCGAGCTGCTGCTGAAGCTGCGCGAGGCGTATCCCAAGCTCGACATGCGCGCCTCCGTCATCCGCGAGTTCGCCCGCCCGCCGGAGTCGCCGGAAGAGTGCATCTTCGCCAAGACGACACACACGATCTCCGCTGATTTGAAGACGCGCGTCACGCCCTGCCAGTTCGGCGGCGATCCCGACTGCTCCCAGTGCGGCTGCATGGCCAGCATGGGCCTGGCAGCGGTGGGAAACTACAAGCTGATCGGCGGGTTGACGGCGGGGCACGTGTTTCGGGCTTCGTTCGCGGTGGGCGACAAGGTCAAAAGCCTCACACAAAGGGCACGAAGGACGCACAAAGGGCCTGCCGGTGCGCGCGTCTCTGCGCTGAAGATTCTGCCTGCCTCGGTCAATGGCGAGGACGGCCGCTAG
- a CDS encoding DUF928 domain-containing protein, whose product MTAISFAQAKQASPSPPPPPAKRPRVNVDLAKFERADAAALAKQATVGGATRGSGDRFPQPLAPMSAKSYTTTPVFAWTYPGPTRKFVFTLNDADGNELLRESVNGYEYRALASAGLAPGKRYTWTVQPESATSGPPSPELTMEIVGGTERKNLEAALANAGGDDTRRLQALVDAGVWYDTVAALNEMIAAHPGDADLLELRGHVFEKSENTRSAAQRDLQRAGELRK is encoded by the coding sequence TTGACTGCGATTTCTTTCGCGCAGGCGAAGCAAGCTTCACCTTCGCCGCCGCCGCCGCCGGCCAAGCGTCCACGCGTCAATGTGGACCTGGCGAAGTTCGAGCGCGCCGACGCGGCCGCGCTGGCCAAGCAGGCCACCGTGGGCGGCGCCACGCGCGGCTCGGGCGACCGCTTCCCCCAGCCGCTGGCGCCCATGTCCGCCAAGTCCTACACGACGACGCCCGTGTTCGCCTGGACGTATCCGGGGCCCACGCGCAAGTTCGTCTTCACGCTGAATGACGCCGACGGCAACGAGCTGCTGCGCGAGTCGGTGAACGGATACGAGTACCGGGCCTTGGCGTCGGCGGGATTGGCGCCGGGAAAGCGTTACACGTGGACGGTGCAGCCGGAGTCGGCAACTTCGGGCCCGCCCTCTCCGGAACTGACGATGGAAATCGTCGGCGGCACTGAGCGCAAGAACCTTGAAGCAGCGCTGGCGAACGCCGGCGGCGACGACACGCGGCGGCTCCAGGCGCTGGTGGACGCGGGCGTCTGGTACGACACGGTCGCGGCGTTGAACGAGATGATCGCGGCGCATCCCGGCGATGCCGACCTGCTGGAGTTGCGCGGGCATGTGTTCGAGAAGAGCGAGAATACCAGGTCGGCGGCGCAGCGGGATCTGCAGAGGGCGGGGGAGCTGAGGAAGTAG
- a CDS encoding aldose epimerase family protein — translation MKPPSLRTAAWCSRCAFLTAKERWPTWSSASTRSRATGPNNPHFGSLIGRYANRIAGGRFSLNGAGYRIPTNNNGNALHGGPLGFDKLVWKAKRIGNGVELEHTSPDGDQGFPGTLTAVVRYTLSGGALKIEYGATTAKPTVVNLSNHSYFNLSGGASADVLGHELTIHAARFTPVNATLIPTGELRPVAGTPFDFRQARRVGERIDEKDSQIEAGRGYDHNFVLDSPGKLRVVAELYEPGSGRVLTVSTTEPGVQFYTGNYLNGSAIGKGGRSYGRRAGLCLETQHFPDSPNHPDFPSTVLNPGERFHSVTIFAFSAR, via the coding sequence CTGAAGCCACCGTCCTTACGTACGGCGGCGTGGTGCAGTCGCTGCGCGTTCCTGACCGCAAAGGAACGATGGCCGACGTGGTCCTCGGCTTCGACACGCTCGAGGGCTACGGGACCGAACAATCCGCACTTCGGGTCGCTCATCGGGCGTTATGCGAACCGCATCGCCGGCGGCAGGTTTTCGCTGAATGGCGCCGGCTACCGTATTCCCACCAACAACAACGGCAACGCGCTTCACGGCGGGCCGCTCGGCTTCGACAAGCTGGTCTGGAAGGCGAAGCGCATTGGCAACGGCGTCGAGCTGGAGCACACCAGTCCCGACGGCGACCAGGGATTTCCCGGAACGCTAACGGCAGTCGTGCGCTACACGCTCAGCGGCGGCGCATTGAAGATCGAGTACGGCGCGACCACTGCCAAGCCCACGGTCGTGAACCTGTCCAACCATTCTTATTTCAATCTGAGCGGCGGCGCGTCGGCAGACGTGCTGGGACACGAGCTGACCATCCACGCCGCGCGCTTCACGCCGGTGAATGCCACGCTGATTCCCACCGGCGAGCTGCGCCCGGTCGCCGGCACGCCGTTCGATTTCCGCCAGGCGCGCCGCGTGGGCGAGCGCATTGACGAGAAGGACTCGCAGATCGAGGCCGGACGCGGCTACGACCACAACTTCGTGCTCGACAGTCCCGGCAAGCTGCGCGTGGTCGCCGAGCTGTACGAGCCCGGCTCCGGCCGCGTGCTCACCGTGAGCACGACCGAACCGGGCGTGCAGTTCTACACCGGCAACTACCTGAACGGCAGCGCCATCGGCAAAGGCGGGCGCAGCTACGGCCGCCGCGCCGGACTGTGCCTCGAGACGCAGCATTTTCCGGACTCGCCCAATCATCCGGACTTTCCTTCCACCGTGCTGAACCCGGGCGAGCGTTTCCACAGCGTGACGATTTTCGCTTTCTCCGCGCGCTAA
- a CDS encoding site-specific DNA-methyltransferase yields the protein MLERGGRVADALRAFRTFLGHSDMMAYLAMMAPRLVELHRVLKVTGSIYLHCDPTASHYLKMLMDAVFRPQYFVNEIVWKRSSAHSDAKQGAKHFGRVSDTILFCSKSDARTWNPLYTPYDPEYIERDYRRVDPDGRRYRIDNLQGPGGAAKGNPQYEFLGVTRYWRYTKAKMEELYRQGRIIQTRPGAVPQYKRYLDEMPGVPVQNVWVDIPVINNRSNEKLGYPTQKPEALLERIISASSNEGEVVLDPFCGCGTAVAVAQRLKRRWIGIDVTHLAINLIKKRLADAYGAAVRDTYEVIGEPLDATGAAELAKQDPYQFQWWALGLVGARPVEKKKGADQGIDGRLYFHDDKSDTARQIIFSVKAGHVNVSQVRDLRGVIEREKAEIGALICLEEPTAPMKKEAAEAGLYKSEGVGKQYPRLQILTIEELLNGKELQYPRLLEVTFKKAPKAKAAQAANMNLPLGTDEDVPF from the coding sequence ATGCTGGAGCGCGGCGGCCGCGTAGCGGATGCCTTGCGGGCGTTCCGCACGTTCCTAGGCCACTCCGACATGATGGCGTATCTGGCGATGATGGCTCCGCGGCTTGTGGAGCTGCATCGCGTGCTGAAGGTGACCGGCTCGATTTACCTGCACTGCGATCCGACGGCGAGTCACTATTTGAAGATGCTGATGGATGCGGTGTTCAGGCCGCAATACTTCGTCAATGAGATTGTCTGGAAACGTAGTAGCGCTCACAGCGACGCAAAGCAGGGCGCCAAGCATTTTGGTCGAGTAAGTGACACGATACTGTTCTGCTCCAAGTCCGACGCGAGAACCTGGAACCCGCTCTACACGCCATACGATCCGGAGTACATAGAGCGCGACTATCGCCGTGTGGACCCGGACGGACGGCGCTATCGAATCGACAATCTTCAAGGGCCCGGCGGTGCCGCGAAGGGCAACCCGCAATACGAGTTTCTTGGAGTAACCAGATACTGGCGCTATACAAAAGCCAAGATGGAAGAGCTGTATCGGCAAGGACGAATCATTCAGACGCGACCTGGTGCAGTGCCTCAATACAAACGGTACCTCGACGAAATGCCGGGAGTGCCCGTTCAGAACGTGTGGGTGGACATCCCTGTTATCAACAACCGTTCGAATGAAAAGCTCGGGTACCCCACCCAGAAGCCGGAAGCGCTTCTAGAGCGGATCATTTCGGCCAGCAGCAACGAGGGTGAGGTTGTACTCGACCCGTTCTGCGGCTGCGGGACGGCGGTTGCAGTGGCGCAGCGCTTAAAACGGCGCTGGATCGGCATTGATGTTACGCACCTCGCAATCAATCTCATAAAGAAGCGCCTCGCGGATGCGTATGGCGCTGCCGTGCGCGACACCTACGAAGTAATTGGAGAGCCATTGGATGCAACGGGCGCAGCGGAACTCGCGAAGCAGGACCCGTATCAGTTCCAGTGGTGGGCGCTGGGGCTTGTGGGAGCGAGACCGGTGGAAAAGAAAAAAGGCGCCGATCAGGGCATCGATGGTCGTCTCTACTTCCACGACGATAAGAGCGACACGGCGCGGCAGATCATCTTTTCAGTCAAAGCGGGGCACGTGAACGTTTCGCAAGTACGCGATCTCCGCGGTGTGATTGAGCGTGAGAAGGCGGAGATTGGAGCGCTGATTTGCCTGGAAGAGCCGACCGCTCCCATGAAGAAAGAGGCGGCAGAGGCGGGCCTGTACAAATCAGAGGGCGTCGGGAAGCAGTATCCGCGACTGCAGATTCTTACGATCGAGGAGCTTCTGAACGGGAAAGAACTCCAGTATCCGCGTCTGCTGGAGGTGACGTTCAAGAAGGCCCCGAAGGCGAAGGCGGCACAGGCGGCGAACATGAATTTGCCGCTCGGAACGGATGAAGATGTGCCTTTCTAG
- a CDS encoding carbon starvation CstA family protein: protein MKTALKTLIWTAIAAVGALCVAVIAIHRGEPISATWLVTAALCCYAIGYRFYSKFIAAKLLALDELRATPAERLDDGRDFCPTNKWVVFGHHFAAIAGPGPLVGPVLVAQFGYLPGTLWILAGSILGGCVQDFVILLFSIRRDGKSLGQMAREEIGGLSGTIAFTTIITIIVILLGVVALIVVNALKSSPWGTFTIAMTIPIALLMGVYLRSIRPGKVVEASAIGFVLLLAAIWGGQAVAHSATWSAAFTLTAPTLAVAIILYGFAASALPVWLLLAPRDYLSTFIKLGTVLLLAIGIIVLRPTLHMPGLTRFIDGTGPIFAGKIFPFAFITVACGAVSGFHSLISSGTTPKLVTHETESQMIGYGAMMAESFVAIMAIIAACVLQPGLYFAINSPAGIVGESAAAAATTISGWGFPVSAADINALAAAVGEKTMLNRTGGAPAFAVGMANIFARSLGGQAVMAIWYHFAIMFEALFILTILDAGTRVGRFLLQDALGHIWKPLGRTSWYPSIIATSAMMVLAWGYFLWQGVKDPLGGINSLWPLFGIANQLLATVAMCVATTIIIKTAKEKTGKMRYALVTLLPLLWLVAVTFTASWHKIFNPNPRIGFLAHARQLSEAAGGSPTGEVARLIFNDRLDAVVTALLVALSAGLLLDSGMEWLRVLSGRKPARVKETPFVASRTARSAGD, encoded by the coding sequence GTGAAGACGGCTCTTAAAACCCTCATCTGGACGGCGATTGCGGCCGTTGGCGCGCTTTGCGTGGCGGTGATCGCCATCCATCGCGGCGAGCCGATCAGCGCCACCTGGCTGGTGACGGCGGCGCTGTGCTGCTACGCCATCGGCTATCGCTTCTACTCCAAGTTCATCGCGGCCAAGCTGCTGGCGCTCGACGAGCTGCGCGCCACGCCGGCCGAGCGCCTCGACGATGGCCGCGATTTCTGCCCGACGAACAAGTGGGTGGTCTTCGGACACCACTTCGCCGCCATCGCCGGGCCCGGGCCGCTGGTGGGGCCGGTGCTGGTGGCGCAGTTCGGCTATCTGCCGGGAACGCTGTGGATCCTGGCCGGCTCGATCCTGGGCGGATGCGTGCAGGACTTCGTCATCCTGCTGTTCTCCATCCGGCGCGACGGCAAGTCGCTCGGGCAGATGGCGCGCGAGGAGATTGGCGGGCTCTCGGGGACCATTGCGTTCACCACCATCATCACCATCATCGTGATCCTGCTGGGCGTTGTGGCGCTGATCGTGGTCAACGCGCTGAAGTCGAGCCCGTGGGGCACGTTCACCATCGCCATGACGATTCCCATCGCGCTGCTGATGGGCGTGTACCTGCGCTCGATCCGGCCGGGGAAGGTGGTGGAGGCCTCGGCCATCGGCTTCGTGCTGCTGCTCGCCGCGATCTGGGGCGGGCAGGCGGTGGCACACTCGGCGACATGGTCGGCGGCGTTCACGCTGACCGCGCCCACGCTGGCGGTGGCCATCATTCTTTATGGCTTTGCCGCCTCGGCGCTGCCGGTGTGGCTGCTGCTGGCGCCGCGCGACTACCTGAGCACGTTCATCAAGCTGGGAACGGTGCTGCTGCTGGCCATCGGGATCATCGTGCTGCGGCCGACGCTGCACATGCCCGGGCTGACGCGCTTCATTGACGGCACCGGGCCAATCTTTGCCGGCAAGATTTTCCCGTTTGCGTTTATCACTGTCGCCTGCGGCGCGGTGAGCGGCTTCCACTCGCTGATCTCCAGCGGAACCACGCCCAAGCTGGTGACGCACGAGACCGAGAGCCAGATGATCGGCTACGGCGCCATGATGGCCGAGTCGTTCGTGGCCATCATGGCGATCATCGCGGCGTGCGTGCTGCAGCCGGGTTTGTATTTCGCCATCAACAGCCCGGCGGGGATTGTGGGCGAGAGCGCGGCCGCGGCGGCGACGACGATTTCGGGCTGGGGGTTTCCGGTTTCGGCCGCCGACATCAACGCTCTCGCGGCGGCGGTGGGTGAGAAGACCATGCTGAACCGCACCGGCGGCGCGCCCGCGTTCGCCGTGGGCATGGCCAACATTTTTGCGCGCAGCCTGGGCGGACAGGCGGTGATGGCCATCTGGTACCACTTCGCCATCATGTTCGAGGCGCTGTTCATCCTCACCATTCTCGATGCCGGCACGCGCGTGGGCCGCTTCCTGCTGCAGGACGCGCTGGGGCACATCTGGAAGCCGCTGGGGCGGACGAGCTGGTATCCGAGCATCATCGCCACCAGCGCCATGATGGTGCTGGCCTGGGGATATTTTCTCTGGCAGGGCGTGAAAGATCCGCTCGGCGGCATCAACTCGCTGTGGCCGCTGTTCGGCATCGCCAACCAGTTGCTGGCGACGGTGGCCATGTGCGTGGCGACCACCATCATCATCAAGACCGCAAAGGAAAAAACGGGCAAGATGCGCTATGCGCTCGTCACGCTGCTGCCGCTCCTGTGGCTGGTGGCGGTGACGTTCACCGCCTCGTGGCACAAGATCTTCAATCCGAACCCGCGGATCGGGTTCCTGGCGCACGCGCGGCAGTTGAGCGAGGCCGCGGGCGGGAGTCCCACGGGCGAAGTCGCGCGGCTGATCTTCAACGACCGGCTGGACGCGGTGGTGACGGCCCTGCTGGTGGCGCTCTCGGCCGGCCTGCTGCTCGATTCCGGCATGGAGTGGCTGCGCGTGCTCAGCGGACGAAAGCCGGCGCGCGTAAAGGAAACGCCTTTCGTGGCGAGCCGGACGGCGCGGTCGGCGGGGGACTAG
- a CDS encoding PEGA domain-containing protein yields the protein MPRMLLSILLLLPLLPRVSALADDTGSIRIKADAGEAEVFLDGKGVGKSPLTLTGVTPGAHQVTLTRPGYEDHEQQVQVAPGATAKVFVMMKALRAELPKFPVQYYALHQHAAGACNGILTVTAEALDYKSSDGKDVFHIPIDDIKSLSRSMGTAWWTSSPLSTPGEYAGCRLEIPGRSLGFFAYEQDPGAPAGPIENRAKFRQAEKTKELFELVYRLWMDSLPRRQKTAAK from the coding sequence ATGCCGCGCATGCTGCTTTCCATCCTTCTTCTTCTTCCTCTTCTGCCGCGGGTGTCGGCGCTTGCCGACGATACCGGCTCGATCCGCATCAAGGCTGACGCGGGCGAGGCCGAGGTCTTCCTCGACGGCAAAGGCGTGGGCAAATCGCCGCTCACACTCACCGGCGTCACCCCCGGCGCCCACCAGGTCACGCTCACGCGGCCCGGTTACGAAGACCATGAGCAGCAGGTGCAGGTCGCGCCCGGCGCGACGGCGAAGGTCTTCGTCATGATGAAGGCGCTCCGCGCCGAGCTGCCCAAATTTCCGGTGCAGTACTACGCCCTGCACCAGCACGCCGCCGGCGCGTGCAACGGCATCCTTACGGTGACGGCGGAAGCGCTCGATTACAAATCCAGCGACGGCAAAGACGTGTTCCACATTCCCATCGACGACATCAAGTCGCTCTCACGCTCCATGGGCACGGCCTGGTGGACCTCGTCGCCGCTAAGCACGCCGGGCGAGTACGCCGGCTGCCGCCTGGAAATTCCCGGCCGCAGCCTGGGCTTCTTCGCGTACGAGCAGGACCCCGGCGCGCCCGCCGGCCCGATCGAAAACCGGGCGAAGTTTCGCCAGGCCGAGAAGACCAAAGAGCTGTTCGAGCTGGTCTATCGCCTCTGGATGGATTCGCTGCCAAGACGGCAGAAGACGGCAGCGAAGTAG
- a CDS encoding caspase family protein, which translates to MTAAAGVAYDFASMRRLRILVMLALVPLLRSAAPPAEPGDEIWMEIPDPAMKVQGNTAAELPAPALRYFTIHLERDQSKVDYGSIKSKINTESAGGVSDCKSVPNEIVCIFDLKRRAGFDLHPGRNAIEIEYKDPYERYHYASFLLQLGGKPTVMRAGAKAGPPERPGGEKYAVVVGVSHYQFSGPGLPNLQFADRDASAFRDFLMSPDGGNFPRDNIRFLLNEDATSQAVLSALRTFLTKPRPQDVVVIYFAGHGSPDPNDRRNLYLLTYDTKPDDMGGTAIPMTELPKILTEVVKAKRVVLIADSCHSFGIMGRRSGPANANNLINEYLSATSAQGQRAVMTASDVSEKSQEDPKWGGGHGVFTWYVLRGLKGEADANHDGTVTAGELFHYVHEEVQKATNSQQTPLASPGLAENLALSGAGMRAGTASGR; encoded by the coding sequence TTGACAGCCGCCGCCGGCGTTGCCTACGATTTCGCCTCCATGCGCCGCCTGCGGATCCTCGTCATGCTCGCGCTCGTCCCGTTGCTGCGCTCGGCCGCGCCTCCGGCCGAGCCGGGCGACGAAATCTGGATGGAGATTCCCGATCCGGCGATGAAGGTCCAGGGCAACACCGCCGCCGAACTGCCCGCGCCGGCGCTGCGCTACTTCACCATCCACCTGGAGCGCGACCAGAGCAAGGTGGACTACGGCAGCATCAAGTCGAAGATCAACACCGAATCGGCGGGCGGCGTGAGCGACTGCAAGAGCGTGCCCAACGAGATCGTGTGCATCTTCGATTTGAAGCGCCGCGCCGGCTTCGATCTGCACCCCGGGCGCAACGCCATCGAGATCGAATACAAGGACCCGTACGAGCGCTACCACTACGCCTCGTTCCTGCTGCAACTGGGCGGCAAGCCAACCGTCATGCGCGCCGGCGCGAAGGCCGGCCCGCCGGAAAGACCGGGCGGCGAGAAATACGCCGTGGTGGTCGGCGTCTCGCACTACCAGTTCTCGGGGCCCGGCCTGCCGAACCTGCAATTCGCCGATCGCGACGCCTCGGCTTTTCGCGACTTCCTGATGTCGCCCGACGGCGGCAACTTCCCGCGCGACAACATCAGGTTCCTGCTCAACGAAGACGCCACGTCGCAGGCCGTGCTCAGCGCACTGCGGACATTCTTGACCAAGCCTCGCCCGCAGGATGTGGTGGTGATTTATTTCGCGGGACACGGCTCGCCCGATCCCAACGATCGCCGCAACCTGTATCTGCTGACCTACGACACCAAGCCCGACGACATGGGCGGCACCGCCATCCCCATGACCGAGCTGCCAAAAATCCTGACCGAAGTCGTCAAAGCCAAGCGCGTGGTGCTCATTGCCGACAGCTGCCACAGCTTCGGCATCATGGGACGGCGTTCGGGCCCGGCCAACGCCAACAACCTGATCAACGAATATCTTTCGGCGACGTCGGCGCAAGGCCAGCGCGCGGTGATGACCGCCAGCGACGTCAGCGAAAAGTCGCAGGAAGACCCGAAGTGGGGCGGCGGACACGGCGTCTTCACCTGGTACGTGCTGCGCGGGCTGAAGGGCGAAGCCGACGCCAACCACGATGGCACCGTGACCGCGGGCGAACTGTTCCACTACGTCCACGAAGAAGTGCAGAAGGCCACCAACAGCCAGCAGACGCCGCTGGCCTCGCCGGGGCTGGCGGAAAATTTGGCGTTGTCGGGCGCGGGAATGCGGGCGGGGACGGCGTCGGGGAGGTAA